The Kroppenstedtia pulmonis genome has a segment encoding these proteins:
- a CDS encoding HaeIII family restriction endonuclease, giving the protein MASGSQTKNGKAVEYAFLLSFKRNLEAKQKVSVLSSRQLDTAASFYHSFPKTDQDEMDIAADAGVKTIIRLEPKLITGQQPLTLTIQHDSKGQEGDVRDVVAIRSAEGWDVGVSCKNNHNAVKHSRLSATIDVGKSWFGFSSSQDYFDTVIPLYSELAEMKEKKLKWNQVENKVDRYYYPALQALIDELNRLDKTHPGEIPKRLLSYLLGRNDFYKAILQRRSQYTEIQGFNLYGTLNQTAENIKPQLKMPKLKLPNKFYDIHFIEGSKNKILIVMDNGWMIRMRIHNASSKVEKSLKLDVRLEGLPPTLYHHVESW; this is encoded by the coding sequence ATGGCGAGCGGTTCGCAAACAAAAAATGGGAAGGCGGTTGAATACGCCTTCTTATTATCTTTTAAACGTAACTTGGAAGCAAAACAAAAGGTATCAGTACTATCATCAAGACAATTAGATACCGCTGCAAGCTTTTATCATTCTTTCCCCAAAACAGATCAAGATGAAATGGATATTGCGGCAGATGCTGGTGTAAAGACCATTATCCGATTGGAACCCAAACTGATAACAGGTCAACAGCCTCTCACCTTAACTATTCAGCATGACTCAAAAGGTCAAGAAGGAGATGTCAGGGATGTCGTAGCCATTCGCTCGGCAGAGGGCTGGGATGTCGGTGTATCTTGTAAGAATAACCATAACGCAGTGAAGCATTCTCGCTTGTCAGCCACTATTGATGTGGGTAAATCCTGGTTCGGTTTCTCCTCAAGCCAAGACTATTTCGATACAGTAATTCCTTTATATAGTGAATTGGCGGAAATGAAGGAAAAAAAATTAAAGTGGAATCAGGTTGAAAACAAAGTCGATAGATATTATTATCCAGCTCTTCAAGCACTTATTGATGAATTAAATCGGTTAGATAAGACCCATCCAGGAGAAATCCCGAAACGGCTGCTAAGTTACCTACTTGGCAGAAATGACTTTTACAAAGCGATTCTTCAGAGACGATCTCAATATACTGAAATTCAAGGATTCAATTTATATGGAACACTGAACCAGACAGCAGAAAACATTAAACCACAGCTAAAGATGCCAAAGTTAAAACTACCGAACAAGTTCTATGATATCCATTTTATTGAAGGCTCTAAGAATAAAATTCTTATTGTTATGGACAACGGCTGGATGATTAGAATGAGAATTCATAATGCGAGTTCAAAGGTTGAGAAATCACTTAAGCTTGATGTACGATTGGAGGGATTACCA
- a CDS encoding DNA cytosine methyltransferase has translation MSKFSVVSLFSGAGGLDIGLHQAGFKTVYANDINADACKTFKMWNPEAIVHCEDVTKLEADMIPRADIVTGGFPCQGFSLAGPRKIDDSRNVLYREFVRIVEEKQPYAFIGENVKGLLTLGEGKILEAIIKDFKDKGYNLYYQLLNAADYMVPQDRFRVILIGIRKDIDQGYTFPLPTGRITMREAIEHLPEPDPEDVCQAPFSSRYMSRNRKRNWDEISYTIPAMAKQVTLHPSSPDMIKIDRDLWEFGKGKTRRLSWQEASLIQTFPEGIEFAGNLTSKYQQIGNAVPCELARVIGNSLHNALTKALHKQKEKVAM, from the coding sequence ATGAGTAAATTTTCCGTTGTGTCTTTATTCTCTGGTGCTGGAGGCTTGGATATCGGTTTGCACCAGGCTGGATTTAAAACTGTATATGCCAACGATATCAATGCGGATGCGTGTAAAACCTTTAAAATGTGGAATCCCGAAGCTATTGTCCACTGCGAAGACGTAACTAAATTGGAAGCCGATATGATCCCCCGTGCAGATATTGTCACTGGTGGATTCCCATGTCAAGGATTCTCCCTGGCTGGACCACGTAAAATCGATGATTCAAGAAATGTTCTTTATAGAGAATTTGTTCGTATTGTGGAAGAAAAACAACCTTACGCTTTTATCGGCGAGAATGTAAAAGGACTTCTAACACTTGGGGAAGGAAAGATTCTAGAGGCCATCATTAAAGACTTCAAAGATAAGGGATACAACCTTTATTACCAACTCTTGAATGCAGCGGATTATATGGTTCCTCAAGACCGTTTCAGAGTCATCTTAATCGGTATTCGTAAGGATATTGATCAAGGATACACATTCCCCTTACCAACTGGTAGAATCACAATGAGAGAGGCTATTGAGCACCTCCCTGAGCCAGATCCCGAAGATGTTTGTCAGGCACCTTTTAGTTCCAGATATATGTCACGGAACAGGAAACGGAATTGGGATGAAATTTCTTACACGATCCCTGCCATGGCAAAACAAGTTACTTTGCATCCTTCCTCTCCTGATATGATTAAGATTGACCGGGATCTTTGGGAGTTCGGTAAGGGTAAAACCCGTAGACTTTCTTGGCAAGAGGCTTCGTTAATTCAGACCTTCCCTGAAGGAATAGAGTTCGCTGGCAATCTAACTTCTAAGTATCAACAGATCGGCAATGCAGTACCTTGCGAACTAGCTCGAGTCATTGGAAATTCATTACATAATGCACTAACTAAGGCTCTTCATAAACAAAAAGAAAAGGTGGCTATGTAA
- a CDS encoding aminoglycoside phosphotransferase family protein: MNEIKTMLKKHYNIDITKVSPQQGGWSALAYKVSNNKHAYFLKVYETSRASTPKWTDLIDQYGPIMVWLLHHTKLKGKMPVPVLTNTSEYKCEDDRGIYLLYKYIDGMTIGNRNLTEEQVAQLSEIIAELHLYREEIPVETKAIKEDFDVSFLQQLWNILYKQQTSIPTEVRKLIKPHIEHIDDLIETVEEQAMRLKNSHLKMALCHTDLHNWNLMQSKQQLILIDWEGLTLAPVEADMMFLVDKPYYDSFLRVYRKVHQNFVINPDALGFYQGRRKLEDIWELIEQLTYDNQDSQGKMETMHYLTQALKDLTD, from the coding sequence ATGAACGAGATAAAAACCATGTTGAAGAAACATTATAATATCGATATTACGAAGGTTTCACCTCAGCAAGGTGGTTGGTCAGCACTGGCATATAAAGTGTCTAACAACAAACATGCGTACTTCTTAAAGGTTTATGAAACAAGCAGGGCTTCCACCCCAAAATGGACGGATCTTATCGATCAATATGGACCTATCATGGTTTGGCTCCTCCATCATACGAAATTAAAAGGTAAAATGCCTGTGCCGGTACTAACCAATACCAGTGAATACAAGTGTGAAGATGATCGTGGAATTTATCTTCTTTATAAATACATAGACGGAATGACAATCGGTAACCGAAACTTAACCGAAGAACAAGTCGCCCAACTATCAGAAATCATAGCAGAACTTCATTTATACAGAGAAGAAATCCCCGTAGAAACAAAGGCGATCAAAGAGGATTTTGATGTTTCGTTTTTGCAGCAACTATGGAACATATTGTATAAACAGCAAACAAGTATTCCAACTGAGGTAAGAAAATTGATAAAGCCTCATATTGAACACATCGATGATCTGATTGAAACCGTGGAAGAGCAAGCGATGCGTTTGAAAAACAGTCATTTAAAAATGGCCTTGTGCCATACCGACCTTCACAATTGGAATCTGATGCAATCCAAACAACAGCTGATTTTGATTGACTGGGAAGGGCTTACGTTGGCACCTGTGGAAGCGGATATGATGTTTCTGGTTGACAAGCCATACTATGACTCATTTTTAAGGGTCTACCGAAAGGTCCATCAGAATTTTGTCATCAATCCTGATGCTCTGGGCTTCTATCAGGGGAGACGGAAATTGGAAGACATATGGGAATTGATTGAACAACTTACTTATGACAATCAAGACTCACAAGGGAAAATGGAAACCATGCACTACTTAACACAAGCACTCAAAGATCTTACCGATTAG